tttctttgttgtttttttggagaGTGGATTGAATCTTTTATACGACAGCCTTCAGACACAGCGAGCTGGAGTTCTATTTTATGGCATTGATTCTTTCCTCTGAAGTGTGACTCACTGCTGTGTCATTGCACTTTCTCAACACGCAAGCATAATTAGCGGGGCATGGGGAGCCTAGGCGGTGTTTGCGCATAGATTTTTCAGTCAGATAATAGCGTTACCTGATTTGATTGGTATCGTCTGCACAGTGGTGGCAGGAGTCTGTCTGGACTGTTGGCAGCATCTTGTTTCGAAGGCAGAAGATTGATGATCCCTTTTTACATTTGTATAAGCTGTGGTTTCTCAGATTCATTAATATAATGTTTCTGTGTGGAGTCGCGACTTCTGAATTGGACTTCTGTCATCTAGCAGTCGGACATGCATGGAAGTAAACCAATTAACTTTGCACATGTAATATggaaatgttgtgctgtgtttgttgTCTGTTTTATCTTGGTTACTGTACAGGTACTACCTGTTGGCTATTTAGTTTTCACAACTACACAAAGTCTCAGCCAAGACTTACTCAAGTGGGGACTTGTACTTTTTTCAGTTTCATACAGATTGTTGTGGGTGTTTGGTAAGAATTCCCAGAAATGCAGGCTTCATTTTCAGTCTTCATAAAGTTCGGGACCAGGAATATCTGAAGACCTCATATGCAAACACTTACCACGGCAGTAATATATGTTGCAAAATttgtttgcagtgtttgtgtgtgtgtgtgtgtgtgtgtgtgtgtgtgttttttaagctTGATGTAAACCAGTGTTTTGACAAAGTAAATGTAATTTCACTGCTGTTAAAATGATACTGCAAGTGCGTAGTCTTTTTAAATCCGTGTGTTAGATGAACTGCTTTTAGTTTGACTAAATGCAACAATAACTATTTTCCtcttcgtgttttgtttgtttgttttttgcaggtaAACTGTGAATATGCGTTGCCTGGCAGCTCGCGTGAACTATAAGACTCTGATCATCATCTGCGCCATCTTCACACTCGTGACTGTGCTGCTGTGGAACAAGTGCTCCAGTGACACAGCCAACCGCTTCCCACGAGACCAGAGCCTGCTGGATAACAGGCTGTGGAGGGAGGGCTTAGAGAAGAGGACAGCTGCCTCGGAGAGCAACAGCCATGCAAACAACCTCCCCGCGCCAAAGCAGCAGTCGGAGGAAGCTTCGCCCCAGGAACAGCAGAAGGCTCCCCCGGTGGTGGGAGTGGGGAACAGCAACGTTAACAAAGTGCTTGGAATCAAATATGAAGAGATAGACTGCCTAATTAACGACGAGAATACGATCAAGGGAAGAAGGGAGGGGAACGAGGTCTATCTTCCATTCAGCTGGGCCGAGAAGTATTTCGAAGTGTACGGAAAGATCGCCCAGTACGACGGCTACGAGAGGTTTGAGTTCTCTCACAGCTACTCCAGAGTCTACGCCCAGCGGGAGCCCTACCACCGGGATGGGGTGTTCATGTCCTTCGAGGGGTACAACGTGGAGGTTCGGGACAGAGTGAAGTGCATCAGTGGAGTGGAAGGTTTGTACAacgtctgtgtgtgtttgcttaTCCCAAGCTAGCTTCCCCCTCCTCCCAATATTTTACTTGACTACACACTTGAAATTTGACACCattttgtgtaatgttttgatttgttttccaGTAAATCGCACGTGCCGAATATAGTTTTAATACAAAGCAAGTTGCACACAGtgagttgctgtagtttattAGTCTTGTAAATCACTTCCACCGACACAGAGCATGCATGTTGTATAAAAGGGAGTGCTGTAAATACTTGTAGAATCTGGGAAGTGAAGACACGagtcatttcaaaataaattgtttaaatgtaatagctTCCAGCAGGAGAAGCCCAAGCTGCCTCCAGCCTCCCAGCCCCTACACTGTGTTCAGAATGGTTTCTAATCCCTAACCCTGTTGGACCCTCTTCAGGAGTTCCTCTGTCCACGCAGTGGGGGCCTCAAGGCTACTTCTACCCAATCCAGATCGCACAGTATGGGCTGAGTCACTACAGCAAGAACCTGACGGAGAAGCCCCCGCACATCGAAGTGTACGAGAGCGCGGAGGACAGCAGGCAGCAGAGCGGCTGGACCGCTCCCAGGGGATGCACCGTCTCTTCAGTGCATGACAAAACCAGGTCCAGCACCGTCAAGCACTTCAGTGCACCAGGTACTGTATTGCAGTTCAGCTGGTACGGGTGACGAGACAATACTTTCTGTGGTTTGACTGATGTATCTCTGGATAATGGAGTAGGTGATGGGTGACACTGAAGGTGTATGAAGTTGCAATTAGACCTACTCCAAAATGCTTCGGagttcatttgttttttcacttgAAGATGAATTCATTTTAAGAATAATTGTTTTCGTTCTGGCAAGTTGCTAAATTCAGTAGTGTGCGTGTTGCACTTGTTGGTTAATTAACAAATCCATTATTCATTCTCTAGTTGCATAACCAAAGGCAATCCATTAAAATAGTGACATTTGTAGAacctccttattttttttttatttatttttttttgttgaagccctgctgttttttaagatttaaaaaaaacaaaaaaaaagccttgagttgtaaatgtttgttttatttttaaaccttcaggattttttttgttttgttttaatttgttttatttttataatgaccTGCAATCTGTTTCGTGTTCCCATGcaatataatattttatacaaGGATATCTTTAAGGATTCTTTTCACCAGGCAGAGAGGTGTTCTTGTTCCTAACACTAATGCATTTCCCCCTAACTAATCAATACCCATTAGAATTAACAAGCCTGTTGCTGACAATGGCAGTGGAGTAATTGCTGTCAGCACCTAAGCCTCAGGTCCCTGAAGGGAAAGCTGTGAAGGATGCCCCTGTGGCTTTGCAGCAGAGAAGTATTGGAGCAGCCCAGGGAATGGGATCTCTTATGTATTCTCTACTCATACGTTATTGATGGCAAAGTAATCACGAGGCCACAGAACAAATCCACTTACTCCAAGATTGCAGTAACTAATGGATTTATGAGTGCATTATACAGCACTAGCAATGGCGGCAATCCTTTCTCGAACTGGCTCCCCATTACTTTGAGTCCCTCCTGCCCGAGGGAGAGAGAAAGCATCTTGGATGGATGCAATGAACTAAGAAACAGAGGAAGGGGAAAGGGAGTTGGAAAGAACAAGCAGTTATATCTCCAGggtcttatttatttaaagctgGCAGTTCTGCTAGAATGTGTGTCAATGTCAAGAACGCTGCTGGCTTGAAAAGGTTTAGTTTCACTTCTTGGTACTGAATGCTGCGTGAACACCATGTACTGTCATACCACCCAGAGATGCATGGATTCAAGGGGCAATGTGATCGCTTCTAGACAGTTTATGTATTAACACTTCTCGTGGAGTTTCAGCCAAGAGGTTGAATTAGCATTTCTTCCAAATTAAGTAAGACATAAGCTTATGTGAGCTCCCATAGgaacgttgttgttgttgtagtttaAAACCGCAAGACTTGAACATGTCATGGGTGAGGAGAGCtgtcctgtttcttaattaaGAGGTCACAGAGCAgttttttgcaaaaacaaacaagcaaaaaaaacgCATGTTATATATTTACTATTGCCTTCTGTTTTGCAGAAGCTTCAGATGGAGTCTGGCTGCCCCTTGGGAACACAAAAGATTTCATCATCTCGTTCGACCTCCGATTCGTGACGAACGGAAGCGTTTCCGTGGTCCTCGAGACGACCGAGAAGAACCAGCAGTTTGTTATCCACTACGTCTCCAACACGCAGCTCATAGCTTTCAAAGACAGGGACATCTACTATGGCATCGGGGCCAGGACTAGCTGGAGTACCGTCACCAGAGACCTGGTGACCGACCTAAAGAAAGGAGTCGGGCTTTCCAACACCAAGGCTGTCAAGCAGACTAAAATCACGCCCAAGCGGGTGGTTAAGATCGTGCTGAAAGGGAAAGGCTTCATCGATAACATCACCATATCCACGACCGCCCACATGGCCGCCTTCTTCGCCGCCAGCGATTGGCTGGTGAGGAACCAGGACGACCAAGGGGGCTGGCCCATCATGGTGACGCGGAAACTCGGGGAGGGCTTCAAGTCGCTGGACCCCGGCTGGTATTCTGCCATGGCGCAGGGACAGGCCATGTCCACGCTGGTTAGAGCCTACTTGCTTACTAAAGATCCGGTGTACCTCAGTGCCGCTCTCAAGGCAACAGCACCCTACAAACGGCCGTCTGGGCAGCATGGCGTCAAGGCCGTGTTCATGAACAAGTATGACTGGTACGAGGAGTACCCCACCACCCCGAGCTCTTTCGTTTTAAATGGCTTCATTTACTCTTTGATAGGCCTCTACGACCTGAAAGAGACTGCAGGGGAGCCGCTGGGGAGGGAGGCTCAAGTGCTGTACAGCCGGGGCTTGGAGTCCCTCAAAGCCATGCTGCCGCTGTACGACACGGGCTCCGGCACCATCTACGACCTTCGGCACTTCATGCTGGGGACGGCGCCCAACCTGGCGCGCTGGGACTATCACACCACGCACATCAACCAGTTGCAGCTGCTGGGCACTGTGGAGGACTCTCCTGTCTTCAAAGACTTTGTCAAGCGCTGGAAGAGCTACATGAAAGGAGGCAGGGCAAAGCACAACTAGAGCTTTCAACCACAACCCACGGCGTTTCACTCATTCAGGCTGCACTGGATCGACTACTCCGCTGTTGTGTCCAATGAACACGCAAAGCCATTTGAAACTTGTATACggagttgctgttgttgctggctgtgtgtgtttggttgttggcgtttttttttttcttttttcagctatTCAAAGAGAATACTGTGTTGGTACCTATCGATTTAAGATTTAGTAACACGTACACACATActtgcatttaaatataaatgtctgttccatgtttctaagtgttttctttttccttgAATCTCTGTGCTGCGTGTGCAGGCTGTAGTAGATATCCACCTCCCTTGATTTGTGAATGGGGCAGTGCCGTTGAGTTTGGCTCGTCCTTCTACCCTTCTTTGTGTGGGCGTTTCCTGTTTTAACAGCTGCTCCAGCTTGGGTTCAGGCCTGACCTGCACCATGTCAATCAGAATCGAGCAGGCTTTTCCAGTGAGCCTCCGTTTCATTTTAGCACCTGCctcaaaaaaaataacaaagttaaAAGGATGTACAGTAGTGCAAATACGTGTGTTGATCTTCACTCTGcaagagcattaaaaaaaatcgACAAACTGTTGGTGACGGGTAGAGATATTTAccagtttgtattgttttttttattatagatagcttttagatttaaaaaatatattccacatttaaaacatgtatattaaaaggaaatatatttattttgttagagGGAAATCCTGTAGGATGCTGCATTGTGATTTTGATGTACAGGTTAAAATACAATGGAAAATACCTTTTTCAGACACTTTGGTACCTGCCATTTGGCAGAGTTGTGTATTAATTATTAAACCGTTTAGTAATGATTCAATTGCAGAAGTGTACTGTTGTAAACCAGAAAACCATGACCCAATTTCATGCATTATAATTGTGGGGTTTCTAAAGGGACTGTAAACGTGGAGAAGAGCCTTATCGGGTTATTCTGATCTTTTGAAATTTGAAATCTACAAAACTCAATCAGCACGTGGGTTAATCACGATTTCTTTTTGGAAATAGACTTGCACAGTCCCTCGCTGGCTGTGCTCTAGAAATGTACTCAGTTTGTTACAGAAGCACAAAGTTACCACTTCCACAAGACCATAGTAAGAGGCAGTGATGGTGAAGTTttagtttaaatgtaattttccagACCAGTTTAATTCCTAATAACTGCACCTGCCATTAATGTGTCATTTTATCTCATTTACAGTCAAATATAGAAAGGATAATTATATCATATGTCCTGGTGCTTATCCTGCTTATTAAACATAAATTAGCGTACAATCATAAGTGAGGTAGAAGGATCCATGTGCCTTCACAATATtacagcctgtgtatttgtaaGGTGCACTCCTTGAACAAACTGACTGGTGCAGTTCCTGAGTCATcgttcatatactgtataaaactaaACACAACACATTGTATGTTGTAGAAACACAGTCCTTCACAAATTTCACCTCTTTGTATTGTGACTATAAACTAAACTATTTCAGGACAAGTCAAATGAAAAAGCAAAAAAGCGTTTTTTGAATGTTACCATAAGGTGTgggtgtggctttttttttttttgtggattgtatttaaatgtcattACAATGCTACCAACAGCCGAGTAACCTCCTGTTTTAGAATGCAACTCTGAAGCTGGCAATGGGTCTACATCAGAACCATTGGGgacattttagtttgtttgttttgtgttgtgtgcatcTGTGCTACATTTATGTCCTGCAAAAGGCTAAATGAAAAATAACTATcgcactgctttttttttatggTGTCCATTAACAGTGGTGAAGGACATGCTCGTTATTATGGGAAGCAGTAAACCCGCTTAACCATAGTATAGGTATTTCTGCATTAGTCGACCTCTATTGAACCAGTCCTGCCCAGTGGTGCAACTCGTGCTTTGTCACCTCGTTCTGTATTGGCCTTATCTATCAAAGCTGTTTTgcatcttcctttttttttttttttttaaattatgctgTTGCATGCAAAGCCAGCAAGAAACAGCTTATTTGtccctttttaaatgtaatttttttttttccccatttgcaAAAATGGAGCTGGCTGTGAAAGCATGTTGAGTGAAGTACACAAAACCTGTCGCACTTGCTTTTCAGATCTTGTCGGGCAACCGTTAACGGCAAGACCCCGTGGCCAGATCTCTTGATCTCTTTCTGGAGGGCTTAAAATGGTTGGGTTGGTGCAGCCCTAATGTTGCataaaaatgtttcttttgcTTTTGGCCTAATGTGTTGTTCATTTGATAATATTAGGGTCTATgcttatgaatatatatatatatatatatatatatatatatatatatatatatatatatatatatatatatatatatatatatactcttttttttttttctttctgatgtTTAAACTGCGTCTCACCAGGTTCACATTCATCAGTGTACTACAGACCTTTCTCAGGGCTAATGTACGCGAGGAGTAGGTAACCCATCAAATAGCAGGTTACTTTTATCAGTTCGGGTTGTGCGTCTTCACACCGGTTAAATCAGCGTGGGTTTGGTTTATATGCTTGGAAACCCTGACTGTCcggaaacaaaataaacactcacTGCCTACACCTTGGCTCCACACGTTGGGAgacatttgtcaaaaaaaaaattgcttttctCAAATACAGCTATGCATAAAGTCATTTTTGTATTCTTGCTTGCTTCAATTGATTACACAACAGTAGATACGTACATGAAAAGTGTGTGTACAGAGCTTGTGTGCTGTTAATACCAAAGTGTTCAAAGCCCAGATTtctctttattttaaatagatactgtactgtactgctgaAAGTGATTGTATGCTGTTACATTTACTGTCTGTGCTGACACATTTCCAGTGGCCTCATTGTGTGTTCCGTGTACTAGGCAGCTTTGTAATGCAGTTTTAATCATGTGGCTGCAGATGTATTCATGAGGAataacttttacattttttaccaaCCCTCTGCCACATAAATCACCTGCCTTTGCAAAGAAATACATGTATAAAGCGAATAGGACTGTGCCACTGATTTGGCCACTTGATCATTTCATCACGAGCTATACAACTCCATCTTTTCATTAATGAACGCCGGCAACAGTCTCTAAGCGCTATTGAAATTGTTTAAGGGGGTTATATTTAAAAGAATGCTCCGATTTGTTCATCGTTCCACATTCTGAACACATTTGCTTCCTGCAAGCTGTCTGTAGGTTTAGGCAGCACTCAAGCACAATGGTAGAGCCTTGTGTTGGTGTTCTTCTTTATGTTCTGGACAATGTGCAAGACTTTCCCTACAAGCTGCTATTCTCATTCAGATTGTAATGGTGTTTCTCCCCCCCAACATGTACATGTGGAGCTTCAAATCACATGTAACGTATGCAATAAAATGTTTACTGGATTCCCTCCTATAGGGGTGTCCTGTAAGGTTGTACAGACTTTGCAATTTAAGCACAATGTGcacatgaaacttttttttttttatgcagaaagTGTTTATATAAAAAGTTAAAGTAAATCTTTGTGGTTTAAATTGCCTTCCAAAAGttgtaaaataaattttaaaaaaatcttaagttttggggttttttcttttttttcaatttaggaGAATCAAATGTGTCATGTTTTTGAAACTGGCTCTGTACTGTAGCTGTTAATGCCTGCACTAAGAAAATGATCTCTATTCACACTCACA
The DNA window shown above is from Acipenser ruthenus chromosome 24, fAciRut3.2 maternal haplotype, whole genome shotgun sequence and carries:
- the LOC117429202 gene encoding D-glucuronyl C5-epimerase-like codes for the protein MRCLAARVNYKTLIIICAIFTLVTVLLWNKCSSDTANRFPRDQSLLDNRLWREGLEKRTAASESNSHANNLPAPKQQSEEASPQEQQKAPPVVGVGNSNVNKVLGIKYEEIDCLINDENTIKGRREGNEVYLPFSWAEKYFEVYGKIAQYDGYERFEFSHSYSRVYAQREPYHRDGVFMSFEGYNVEVRDRVKCISGVEGVPLSTQWGPQGYFYPIQIAQYGLSHYSKNLTEKPPHIEVYESAEDSRQQSGWTAPRGCTVSSVHDKTRSSTVKHFSAPEASDGVWLPLGNTKDFIISFDLRFVTNGSVSVVLETTEKNQQFVIHYVSNTQLIAFKDRDIYYGIGARTSWSTVTRDLVTDLKKGVGLSNTKAVKQTKITPKRVVKIVLKGKGFIDNITISTTAHMAAFFAASDWLVRNQDDQGGWPIMVTRKLGEGFKSLDPGWYSAMAQGQAMSTLVRAYLLTKDPVYLSAALKATAPYKRPSGQHGVKAVFMNKYDWYEEYPTTPSSFVLNGFIYSLIGLYDLKETAGEPLGREAQVLYSRGLESLKAMLPLYDTGSGTIYDLRHFMLGTAPNLARWDYHTTHINQLQLLGTVEDSPVFKDFVKRWKSYMKGGRAKHN